A window of the Zerene cesonia ecotype Mississippi chromosome 24, Zerene_cesonia_1.1, whole genome shotgun sequence genome harbors these coding sequences:
- the LOC119836426 gene encoding origin recognition complex subunit 4, which yields MLNMSTERQIKLIRKYLKVKILEDYVKFRGHEKESKHVYDLIMKSIVQGESHSALIIGPRGCGKTTLINSVLHQVSNEVDMENDVIVVKLNGLLHQDDKVALKSITAQMKLENAVGDRVFGTFAENLNFLLSCLISGVDRKCRSMIFILEEFDMFCHTGKTQTLLYNLFDITHNKQAPMCVLGITNRLDVMEMLEKRVKSRFSHRHIFIFPNESTQPLENIKQIFVECLSVYILRDKPKKRKGRKSTASSDDMEVDSQIQAIPEVVFQRCGMDSRQFQELDPGFLENWNDHIQSLVEDERIVDALEKFCYYVVNEQIFRNVLYQIVAKLSANKPYIDPTDITSTIDNTVAPEHRVKLLQSLSILELSLVIAMMHGLEIFDGEPMNFEMVLHRYTKFANENSSTQTVPRPVILKAFEHLQSLEIIMPIRSTDSVNTDTTTSRVQKEYKLYTLAVPVDDIKEAVKGFKALPTEINHWANNSVV from the exons ATGCTAAATATGTCTACCGAGCGGCAAATAAAGctcataagaaaatatttgaaggtGAAAATATTGGaagattatgttaaatttagaGGACATGAGAAAGAAAGCAAACACGTATACGATTTGATAATGAAATCGATTGTGCAGGGAGAATCTCACTCTGCTTTGATAATTGGACCGAGAGGTTGTGGTAAAACAACG CTCATTAACTCAGTACTTCACCAAGTTTCCAATGAGGTTGACATGGAAAATGATGTTATTGTTGTCAAACTGAATGGATTGCTGCATCAAGATGATAAAGTAGCTCTCAAGTCTATAACAGCACAG ATGAAACTAGAGAATGCTGTAGGAGACAGAGTATTCGGCACCTTCGCTGAGAACCTCAACTTCCTCCTCAGTTGCCTGATCTCCGGAGTGGATAGGAAATGCCGATCAATGATATTCATACTGGAGGAGTTTGATATGTTCTGTCACACGGGAAAGACACAAACGTTGTTGTATAATCTGTTCGATATAACTCATAATAAGCAGGCGCCTATGTGTGTATTGG GCATCACGAATCGTCTAGACGTAATGGAAATGCTGGAGAAACGTGTGAAGTCGAGGTTCTCTCACCgtcacatatttatatttccgaACGAATCGACCCAACCGTTGGagaatataaaacagatatttGTAGAGTGCCTGAGCGTTTACATTTTAAGAGATAAACCGAAGAAAAGGAAGGGAAGGAAATCAACtg CAAGCTCAGATGATATGGAAGTCGATTCACAAATCCAAGCTATACCGGAAGTAGTGTTCCAGAGATGCGGAATGGATTCCAGACAATTCCAGGAACTGGATCCCGGATTCCTGGAGAATTGGAATGATCACATCCAGAGTCTGGTGGAAGACGAGAGAATTGTGGATGCCTTGGAGAAGTTTTGTTATTACGTCGTCAATGAGCAGATTTTCAGAAATGTATTA TACCAAATAGTGGCCAAACTATCAGCAAACAAACCCTACATAGATCCCACAGACATAACATCGACCATAGACAACACGGTCGCGCCAGAGCATAGAGTAAAACTTCTACAATCGTTGTCTATACTCGAATTGTCTCTGGTCATAGCGATGATGCACGGCTTGGAGATATTTGATGGTGAACCGATGAATTTTGAAATGGTGTTACATAG ATACACAAAATTTGCGAACGAAAACTCATCAACCCAAACCGTGCCCAGACCAGTGATACTAAAAGCATTTGAACATCTGCAATCATTGGAAATTATAATGCCCATTCGGTCTACTGATTCTGTAAACACAGATACTACAACGAGTAGAGTCCAAAaggaatataaattgtatacttTGGCCGTACCCGTTGATGACATTAAGGAAGCTGTGAAAGGGTTTAAGGCTTTACCAACTGAAATTAACCATTGGGCCAATAATTCTGttgtttaa
- the LOC119836336 gene encoding synaptic vesicle glycoprotein 2C-like, with the protein MEEQACLVRARSDSEGSSKLGSFGSIAHTMTYTEDRLTGAEGGGEPGNTSNIASVPPDNNDANDSGELLDYNDSSVLEQFHEDALRQAGCGLSQARVMLAVGLSVIGSALEMSSIPFVLPSAEIELCVLPHEKNWLVMISIMGGSLGAVGWGALAERLGRRRALLSALAVNAVFAAIAAFMPTYGTFMMARFCSAIGSGGIIPTGYIYCSEMISRSRRILALAMFPACMGIGILIAAGLARAILPFTGAEALIENKEHFSAWHRYLLLCMLPLLASLISLIWTQESPRYLLDVGREVDAMMVYQSIHSGNQVRLCGKSNLTSDSEYRLGELSLPGKRRPPALHHVRHSVKMFWQTFFQLFSSTYRSTTLSLGGTLMFSMAISFYLSAYVPATVQEMENEAFALSKRTVVNVTYENEHYNATLENIDFTDVTFRNVTFRDMLMSHVGFFNCSFVNVAFSNIKTSYTSFKGSLFVNTTMIDTDMEVGRELDAACVLVGSSVRGVRGGCASRADLAGSLRAALHEQTFGAHAALLAAPLTATPLWARPLVVLCSALLLLSPSIYFAQIETALYVVEAAYRLIVTVIFFTISIKVVDAYPANLRCTALGLVLAGAYMCGTAARGAPAAPPPASAALAAAAAAAALAARA; encoded by the exons ATGGAGGAGCAAGCGTGTTTGGTGCGCGCGCGCTCTGATTCCGAGGGTTCGTCGAAGCTTGGCAGCTTTGGGTCCATAGCACACACCATGACATATACGGAGGACAGGTTGACAG GTGCAGAAGGCGGCGGTGAGCCTGGCAACACCAGCAACATAGCTTCCGTACCACCAGACAATAACGACGCCAATGATAGTGGGGAGCTGCTGGACTACAACGACTCAAGTGTTCTAGAGCAGTTCCACGAGGATGCTTTGAGACAG GCGGGCTGCGGCTTGTCGCAAGCGCGCGTGATGCTGGCCGTGGGGTTGTCGGTCATCGGGTCGGCGTTGGAAATGTCCTCCATACCGTTTGTGTTGCCATCCGCCGAGATTGAATTATGCGTGTTGCCGCATGAGAAAAATTGGTTGG TGATGATCAGCATAATGGGCGGGTCGCTGGGCGCGGTGGGGTGGGGCGCGCTCGCCGAGCGGctcgggcggcggcgcgcgctgCTGTCCGCGCTCGCGGTCAACGCGGTGTTCGCCGCCATCGCCGCCTTCATGCCCACGTATGGGACGTTCATGATGGCCAG ATTCTGTTCAGCAATCGGATCCGGCGGCATAATACCCACCGGCTACATCTACTGCAGCGAAATGATATCCCGGAGCCGGCGGATCCTCGCCCTGGCGATGTTCCCGGCTTGCATGGGCATCGGGATCCTGATAGCGGCCGGGTTGGCCCGGGCGATACTGCCCTTCACCGGGGCGGAGGCACTCATTGAGAATAAGGAGCATTTTAGCGCGTGGCATCG ATACCTCCTCCTGTGCATGCTGCCCTTGCTCGCGTCGCTCATCAGTCTCATATGGACGCAGGAGTCCCCGAGATACCTGCTGGATGTCGGTCGCGAGGTGGACGCCATGATGGTGTATCAG agCATACACAGCGGTAACCAGGTGCGTTTGTGTGGGAAGTCCAATTTGACGAGTGACTCTGAATACCGGCTCGGGGAACTGTCTCTACCGGGGAAAAGGAGGCCACCGGCGCTACACCATGTTAGGCATAGCGTTAAAATG TTTTGGCAGACATTTTTTCAACTATTCTCAAGTACGTATAGGAGTACCACGCTGTCCCTTGGTGGGACATTGATGTTTTCTATGGCTATATCG TTCTACCTATCCGCCTACGTGCCGGCGACGGTACAAGAAATGGAGAACGAAGCGTTCGCGCTGTCAAAGCGGACGGTCGTCAACGTCACATACGAGAACGAGCACTACAACGCGACACTGGAGAACATCGACTTCACGGACGTCACGTTCAGGAACGTCACGTTCAGGGACATGCTGATGTCGCACGTCGGCTTCTTCAATTGCTCGTTCGTGAACGTGGCGTTTTCGAACATTAAAACCTCGTACACGAGCTTCAAGGGGTCCCTGTTCGTGAACACCAC GATGATAGACACGGACATGGAGGTGGGTCGCGAGCTGGACGCGGCGTGCGTGCTGGTGGGCAGCTCGGTGCGCGGCGTGCGCGGCGGCTGCGCCTCGCGCGCCGACCTCGCCGGCTCGCTGCGCGCCGCGCTGCACGAGCAG acGTTCGGCGCACACGCAGCCTTGTTGGCGGCTCCGCTGACAGCCACGCCGCTATGGGCGAGGCCATTAG TTGTCCTCTGTAGCGCTCTGTTATTGCTCTCTCCGTCTATATACTTCGCGCAGATAGAGACGGCGCTATACGTGGTCGAGGCGGCGTATAGGCTCATAGTGACGGTGATTTTCTTCACAATAAGCATAAAGGTCGTCGATGCGTACCCGGCTAACTTGAG GTGCACGGCGCTGGGGCTGGTGCTGGCGGGCGCGTACATGTGCGGCAccgcggcgcgcggcgcgccCGCCGCCCCGCCGCCCGCCAgcgccgcgctcgccgccgccgccgccgccgccgcgctcgccgcgcGCGCCTAG
- the LOC119836446 gene encoding uncharacterized protein LOC119836446 isoform X2 — MDSKMFTRRSHNGNQRPSSISLMARSDYGNFFTKSGTEDEKCKETETTSPATQPDDDVVSRDSLYQEGKTANDCQNGNENQNQIEKQLNNALQKPVDMGPGHSMLQRMGWTGGGLGRTGDGIVEPIAPNASYATKTKGLGQTNVPKVKQRHAPKKKSKETFKTNVLLSLLDFVKNDAKIELEFDKRLTQKERKIIHNLVEEVMDCDHLVSINYDSNVQLDIVREIITFNDYVLHTESKGEFPERKLVIYKEAPENMYLVTPDDLRDTDDDSKIYREQTSKDQNHTQESTNTIINIANNSTTDENASENAIGNEIEPKGTQDKDTSNDKQMEHPNGACNKSATESDILNTIIDFFTDFASEDVFTELRFLGTFDKTEYGALVDFFKLFGSNEQSEVGDKMADILNDEKYEYNLQDNFNGSTVIYKLIKDGRRLL, encoded by the exons ATGGATTCTAAAATGTTCACAAGAAGGTCTCACAATGGAAATCAACGGCCCTCTTCTATATCGTTAATGGCTCGAAGCGATTATGGTAACTTCTTTACCAAGTCGGGTACGGAAgatgaaaaatgtaaagaaaCAGAAACCACTAGTCCCGCCACGCAacctgatgatgatgtagTGTCAAGAGATAGTCTCTATCAAGAGGG gaaAACAGCAAATGATTGTCAAAATGGGAATGAAAACCAGAACCAAATAGAAAAGCAGTTAAATAATGCATTACAGAAACCAGTGGATATGGGACCGGGACATAG CATGCTACAACGCATGGGCTGGACAGGCGGTGGCCTCGGCAGAACTGGCGACGGTATCGTCGAACCAATAGCACCGAACGCATCATAT gcGACGAAAACGAAGGGACTCGGCCAAACAAATGTGCCGAAAGTTAAGCAGAGACACGCGCCGAAAAAGAAATCGAAAGAAACGTTCAAAACAAACGTTTTGCTCAGTTTACTGGATTTCGTGAAGAATGACGCAAAAATAGAATTAGAGTTCGACAAGAGATTGACCCAGAAAGAGCggaaaataattcataatttagtAGAGGAAGTGATGGATTGTGATCACCTTGTctctataaattatgatagCAATGTGCAATTGGATATCGTGAGAGAAATCATCACTTTCAATGATTATGTTTTACACACGGAGAGTAAGGGCGAATTTCCTGAAAG AAAActcgttatttataaagaagcCCCAGAAAATATGTATCTCGTAACACCAGATGATTTGAGAGATACAGACGATGACAGCAAAATTTACCGAGAACAGACCTCAAAGGACCAAAACCATACACAAGAatcaacaaacacaataataaatatagcaaataATTCCACAACAGATGAGAATGCGAGTGAAAATGCAATTGGAAATGAGATAGAACCAAAAGGAACACAAGACAAAGATACATCTAATGACAAACAGATGGAGCATCCAAATGGTGCTTGCAACAAAAGTGCAACAGAAAGCGACATTTTAAACACGATAATAGATTTCTTCACAGATTTTGCAAGTGAAGATGTTTTTACCGAATTGAGGTTTTTGGGGACATTCGATAAAACGGAATATGGCGCGCTCgtggatttttttaaactctttGGAAGCAATGAACAATCCGAAGTGGGAGACAAGATGGCAGACATTCTGAATGATGAGAAGTatgaatacaatttacaaGATAACTTCAATGGCTCCACTGT GATATACAAGCTGATAAAAGACGGAAGAAGATTGTTATAA
- the LOC119836446 gene encoding uncharacterized protein LOC119836446 isoform X1, with product MDSKMFTRRSHNGNQRPSSISLMARSDYGNFFTKSGTEDEKCKETETTSPATQPDDDVVSRDSLYQEGKTANDCQNGNENQNQIEKQLNNALQKPVDMGPGHSMLQRMGWTGGGLGRTGDGIVEPIAPNASYVSGQTRNYGTGNLSGSAKRRFRQMVQANIPPEKAIHLCRKSLRELQEEIKKIDQENTGENSSRVPQYGLQNGPYNPNSWENWGLQEYGPHLSLQILQNIQNSYTNPLKPDTINIADRSISQRREEPVKRPIQVGIYNYRMMNEVQRNTLHRALNQAIVKLGAKGVGPRFLSLDHKPGWVQVVCEDELSRDWLFDEVPKLQPWPDAILHVRNEKVLEECVVVYIPQYEAQSIDEAIKLLAVQNEGLNTESWHVIKSRTIGNGLAVAFSIDARSLETLKKNNLKAVLGFKTIQFKVSDNVDPFSISLESCFDVDGAHESSGGHNVGASRSFEPEMQMYERRPALREQTEPHMPLEHDESRPFRGPVASLEHETRPYYQDSPLDRDRPEPYSTGFFQAPVYDETYSRDYFEPRHSLERYSRGYESSERYYPDAFHRDSYDSPDCDRNDIYSRRFHEIPVWDHIQPFTDSDITREGFRDRSLSPGNYYDNYDYNYGRRPFSHPNRSIFRKKQSFRGRSRSSRNHYEDAPRSGTLKRREQRKRTGLSGRGSFRNKK from the exons ATGGATTCTAAAATGTTCACAAGAAGGTCTCACAATGGAAATCAACGGCCCTCTTCTATATCGTTAATGGCTCGAAGCGATTATGGTAACTTCTTTACCAAGTCGGGTACGGAAgatgaaaaatgtaaagaaaCAGAAACCACTAGTCCCGCCACGCAacctgatgatgatgtagTGTCAAGAGATAGTCTCTATCAAGAGGG gaaAACAGCAAATGATTGTCAAAATGGGAATGAAAACCAGAACCAAATAGAAAAGCAGTTAAATAATGCATTACAGAAACCAGTGGATATGGGACCGGGACATAG CATGCTACAACGCATGGGCTGGACAGGCGGTGGCCTCGGCAGAACTGGCGACGGTATCGTCGAACCAATAGCACCGAACGCATCATATGTAAGTGGGCAGACTAGGAATTACGGCACTGGTAACCTGAGCGGCTCCGCAAAACGTAGATTTAGACAAATGGTCCAAGCCAACATCCCCCCGGAGAAAGCTATACATTTGTGTCGAAAATCTTTGAGGGAGTTGCaggaagaaataaagaaaatcgatcaagaGAACACCGGGGAAAATAGCTCCAGAGTACCGCAATATGGGCTTCAAAATGGCCCGTATAATCCTAATTCTTGGGAAAATTGGGGCCTCCAAGAATATGGCCCCCATCTCTCGTTACAGATTCtgcaaaatatacaaaatagttATACAAATCCACTTAAACCAGACACAATAAATATCGCTGATAGATCTATATCTCAAAGGAGAGAGGAACCGGTCAAGCGTCCGATACAAGTGGGCATTTACAACTATAGGATGATGAACGAAGTGCAAAGAAACACGCTGCATCGCGCTTTGAATCAGGCAATTGTTAAGCTCGGCGCGAAGGGCGTTGGTCCAAGGTTTCTGAGCCTCGATCACAAGCCGGGTTGGGTGCAAGTGGTCTGCGAAGACGAACTAAGTAGGGACTGGCTTTTTGACGAAGTGCCCAAGTTGCAGCCGTGGCCCGATGCTATACTCCACGTGCGCAATGAGAAAGTCCTCGAAGAGTGCGTGGTTGTATATATACCGCAGTACGAAGCACAATCTATAGACGAAGCTATAAAACTACTGGCGGTACAAAACGAGGGTTTAAATACGGAATCGTGGCACGTAATAAAATCAAGGACTATCGGAAATGGTCTAGCAGTCGCATTCTCTATAGATGCCAGATCGCTTGAAACGTTGAAGAAAAACAATCTCAAAGCTGTGCTTGGGTTTAAGACGATTCAATTCAAAGTCAGCGATAATGTCGATCCGTTCTCGATATCGTTGGAAAGCTGTTTCGATGTGGATGGAGCGCATGAATCTTCAGGCGGTCATAATGTTGGGGCTAGTCGTTCTTTCGAACCAGAGATGCAAATGTATGAAAGAAGGCCTGCATTACGAGAACAAACCGAGCCCCATATGCCCTTAGAGCACGATGAAAGTAGACCTTTTCGGGGTCCTGTTGCATCCCTAGAACACGAAACTAGGCCATATTACCAGGATTCACCCCTCGATCGTGATCGTCCTGAACCCTATTCCACAGGTTTTTTCCAAGCCCCTGTGTACGATGAAACATATTCTCGTGATTATTTTGAACCCCGACACTCGCTTGAACGTTACTCTCGTGGCTATGAAAGCTCAGAGCGTTATTACCCTGACGCCTTCCATCGGGATTCTTATGATAGTCCAGATTGCGATCGGAATGACATTTATTCTAGAAGATTCCATGAAATACCAGTATGGGATCATATACAGCCCTTTACAGATTCTGATATAACCCGCGAAGGATTTAGAGACCGAAGTCTATCTCCtggaaattattatgataattatgattataattacgGTCGACGGCCCTTTTCTCATCCCAATAGAAGCATATTTCGTAAAAAACAAAGCTTTCGAGGTCGATCGAGGTCGTCTAGAAATCATTATGAGGATGCACCTCGTTCGGGAACATTAAAGCGGCGCGAACAGCGCAAACGGACCGGGCTGTCTGGCCGGGGATCGttcagaaacaaaaaatag
- the LOC119836505 gene encoding NADH dehydrogenase [ubiquinone] 1 alpha subcomplex subunit 8, with amino-acid sequence MTITNDVVLPEESELTVQEVNLSTPTLIAGSFHLGKYCEQVNNEYMLCRSEEKDPRKCINEGKAVTACTLEFFRKVKGSCLAEFNQYTHCIDKSSGDMSLEFCRKTQGVFDKCMLEKLNLPRPSFGYFTEARIHDTKRPKPLEEPKAVYPDATPGLPENYEKKSARYGGRFYWMTD; translated from the exons ATGACCATTACGAACGACGTCGTTCTACCTGAAGAGTCTGAATTGACTGTACAAGAAGTAAACCTATCTACACCAACATTAATAGCAGGGTCTTTCCATTTAGGAAAATATTGTGAACAAGTTAATAAT GAATACATGCTCTGCCGCTCTGAGGAGAAGGACCCCAGGAAGTGCATCAATGAGGGCAAAGCCGTCACCGCGTGCACGCTGGAGTTCTTCCGGAAGGTCAAGGGCTCGTGTCTTGCCGAGTTCAACCAGTACACGCACTGCATTGATAAGAGTTCGGGAGACATGAGTCTGGAGTT ctGCCGCAAAACTCAAGGTGTGTTTGATAAATGCATGCTGGAGAAACTCAATCTGCCTCGCCCCTCGTTTGGTTACTTCACTGAGGCGAGGATCCATGACACCAAgag acCGAAGCCCCTCGAGGAGCCAAAAGCCGTGTATCCAGACGCGACTCCAGGTTTGCCGGAAAACTACGAGAAAAAAAGCGCGCGATATGGCGGTCGTTTCTATTGGATGACAGATTAA